The Montipora foliosa isolate CH-2021 chromosome 1, ASM3666993v2, whole genome shotgun sequence genome has a window encoding:
- the LOC137998875 gene encoding phosphoenolpyruvate carboxykinase, cytosolic [GTP]-like isoform X2: MASQLPAGCSIIRGNFDSLPVKVQKYVADQAEVCQPDNVYICDGSKEENESLINQLIEDGVLTKLNKYDNCFLARTDPRDVARVESKTYICTKEKRESVPQTKEGAKGQLGNWMGESMIQKELDKRFPGCMKGRTMYVMAFSMGPVGSPVSKIGIQVTDSPYVVCSMRIMTRMGDNVMKVLDDGDFVKCLHSVGVPKPEPPSQYAWPCNPNKTLITHFPHDREIKSFGSGYGGNSLLGKKCFALRIASTIGRDEGWLAEHMLIMAVTNPKQEKKYFAAAFPSACGKTNLAMMKPTLPGWKVECVGDDIAWMWFDEEGQLRAINPENGFFGVAPGTSKKTNPVAMDTCTSGTIFTNVAETSDGDFWWEGLPLPQGDVSITSWLGEKDWTPGSTKGAHPNSRFCTPISNCPIMDKDWENPKGVPISAILFGGRRPAGVPLVYEAFNWQHGVFIASAMSSEATAAAEHKAKTVMRDPFAMRPFFGYNFGKYMEHWLNLGKNPKLKMPKIFHVNWFRLNENGKFLWPGFGENCRVLEWVARRCNGEDIVESSPIGFIPKNGTINTEGLGELDMEQLFSIPKDYWLEECQSVRQYYDEQLGEDLPQEVSDELNALESRLQVACQESFRIPTAGV; the protein is encoded by the exons ATGGCGTCACAACTTCCAGCCGGTTGTTCGATCATTCGAGGGAATTTCGATTCTCTTCCCGTTAAAGTTCAGAAATATGTGGCCGACCAGGCCGAAGTGTGCCAGCCTGATAATGTTTACATTTGTGATGGCTCAAAGGAAGAAAACGAATCCCTGATCAACCAATTGATCGAAGACGGTGTCCTTACCAAACTCAACAAATACGATAACTG TTTCTTGGCGCGTACTGATCCACGTGATGTTGCGCGTGTGGAATCTAAAACATACATCTGTACGAAAGAAAAGCGAGAATCAGTTCCACAAACTAAGGAAGGAGCCAAAGGACAACTGGGCAACTGGATGGGAGAATCGATGATACAAAAAGAACTGGATAAAAGATTTCCAGGCTGCATGAAAG GTCGTACTATGTATGTGATGGCATTCAGTATGGGTCCTGTGGGATCACCTGTGTCCAAGATTGGTATCCAGGTCACTGACTCACCATATGTTGTGTGCTCAATGCGTATAATGACACGGATGGGTGATAATGTTATGAAAGTTCTTGACGATGGCGATTTTGTGAAGTGCCTTCAttctgttggtgttccaaagcCTGAACCACCATCGCAGTATGCATGGCCTTGCAATCCAAACAAGACCCTTATCACTCACTTTCCCCATGACCGGGAAATCAAGTCATTTGGTAGTGGCTATGGAGGAAATTCTCTTCTAGGGAAGAAATGCTTTGCACTTAGGATTGCTAGCACCATTGGCCGGGATGAAGGATGGCTGGCAGAACATATGTTG ATCATGGCTGTCACAAACCCGAAACAAGAGAAAAAGTATTTTGCCGCTGCTTTTCCAAGTGCATGTGGGAAAACTAATCTGGCTATGATGAAACCAACTCTTCCTGGCTGGAAAGTTGAGTGTGTTGGAGATGACATTGCCTGGATGTGGTTTGATGAAGAAGGTCAACTGCGAGCCATCAATCCTGAGAATGGCTTCTTTGGAGTTGCACCTGGTACGTCAAAGAAGACTAATCCAGTTGCCATGGATACATGCACAAGTGGAACAATCTTCACAAATGTGGCTGAAACAAGTGATGGTGACTTTTGGTGGGAAG GTTTGCCATTGCCACAAGGGGATGTTAGTATAACAAGTTGGCTTGGAGAGAAAGACTGGACACCTGGGAGTACCAAAGGAGCACATCCCAACTCGCGGTTCTGTACACCTATCAGCAACTGCCCGATCATGGACAAAGACTGGGAGAATCCAAAGGGGGTGCCCATAAGTGCAATTTTGTTTGGCGGTCGACGCCCAGCAGGTGTGCCCTTGGTCTACGAGGCCTTTAACTGGCAGCATGGGGTGTTTATTGCATCTGCCATGTCCTCTGaagctactgctgctgctgaaCACAAGGCAAAGACAGTGATGAGAGACCCGTTTGCCATGAGGCCTTTCTTCGGTTACAACTTTGGAAAGTACATGGAACACTGGTTAAACTTGGGCAAAAATCCAAAGCTCAAGATGCCAAAGATTTTCCATGTGAATTGGTTCCGCCTTAATGAGAATGGCAAGTTCTTATGGCCAG GATTTGGAGAGAATTGTCGTGTTCTTGAATGGGTGGCAAGACGCTGCAATGGTGAAGACATTGTGGAAAGCAGTCCAATCGGATTCATTCCTAAAAATGGCACAATCAACACTGAAGGTCTTGGAGAATTGGATATGGAGCAATTATTTAGCATCCCTAAAGACTATTGGCTGGAAGAATGCCAGTCAGTGCGTCAATATTATGATGAACAACTGGGAGAGGACTTGCCGCAAGAAGTCAGTGACGAATTAAATGCCCTTGAATCTAGGCTTCAAGTAGCCTGTCAAGAAAGCTTCAGGATTCCAACTGCAGGGgtttaa
- the LOC137998875 gene encoding phosphoenolpyruvate carboxykinase, cytosolic [GTP]-like isoform X1 — MSFTSVISRFSSAVVAPSLPLTLRCSLLLRRMASQLPAGCSIIRGNFDSLPVKVQKYVADQAEVCQPDNVYICDGSKEENESLINQLIEDGVLTKLNKYDNCFLARTDPRDVARVESKTYICTKEKRESVPQTKEGAKGQLGNWMGESMIQKELDKRFPGCMKGRTMYVMAFSMGPVGSPVSKIGIQVTDSPYVVCSMRIMTRMGDNVMKVLDDGDFVKCLHSVGVPKPEPPSQYAWPCNPNKTLITHFPHDREIKSFGSGYGGNSLLGKKCFALRIASTIGRDEGWLAEHMLIMAVTNPKQEKKYFAAAFPSACGKTNLAMMKPTLPGWKVECVGDDIAWMWFDEEGQLRAINPENGFFGVAPGTSKKTNPVAMDTCTSGTIFTNVAETSDGDFWWEGLPLPQGDVSITSWLGEKDWTPGSTKGAHPNSRFCTPISNCPIMDKDWENPKGVPISAILFGGRRPAGVPLVYEAFNWQHGVFIASAMSSEATAAAEHKAKTVMRDPFAMRPFFGYNFGKYMEHWLNLGKNPKLKMPKIFHVNWFRLNENGKFLWPGFGENCRVLEWVARRCNGEDIVESSPIGFIPKNGTINTEGLGELDMEQLFSIPKDYWLEECQSVRQYYDEQLGEDLPQEVSDELNALESRLQVACQESFRIPTAGV; from the exons ATGTCATTTACATCGGTGATCTCACG ATTTTCGTCGGCAGTTGTTGCTCCATCCCTTCCCTTAACATTACGTTGCAGCCTTCTGCTTCGAAGAATGGCGTCACAACTTCCAGCCGGTTGTTCGATCATTCGAGGGAATTTCGATTCTCTTCCCGTTAAAGTTCAGAAATATGTGGCCGACCAGGCCGAAGTGTGCCAGCCTGATAATGTTTACATTTGTGATGGCTCAAAGGAAGAAAACGAATCCCTGATCAACCAATTGATCGAAGACGGTGTCCTTACCAAACTCAACAAATACGATAACTG TTTCTTGGCGCGTACTGATCCACGTGATGTTGCGCGTGTGGAATCTAAAACATACATCTGTACGAAAGAAAAGCGAGAATCAGTTCCACAAACTAAGGAAGGAGCCAAAGGACAACTGGGCAACTGGATGGGAGAATCGATGATACAAAAAGAACTGGATAAAAGATTTCCAGGCTGCATGAAAG GTCGTACTATGTATGTGATGGCATTCAGTATGGGTCCTGTGGGATCACCTGTGTCCAAGATTGGTATCCAGGTCACTGACTCACCATATGTTGTGTGCTCAATGCGTATAATGACACGGATGGGTGATAATGTTATGAAAGTTCTTGACGATGGCGATTTTGTGAAGTGCCTTCAttctgttggtgttccaaagcCTGAACCACCATCGCAGTATGCATGGCCTTGCAATCCAAACAAGACCCTTATCACTCACTTTCCCCATGACCGGGAAATCAAGTCATTTGGTAGTGGCTATGGAGGAAATTCTCTTCTAGGGAAGAAATGCTTTGCACTTAGGATTGCTAGCACCATTGGCCGGGATGAAGGATGGCTGGCAGAACATATGTTG ATCATGGCTGTCACAAACCCGAAACAAGAGAAAAAGTATTTTGCCGCTGCTTTTCCAAGTGCATGTGGGAAAACTAATCTGGCTATGATGAAACCAACTCTTCCTGGCTGGAAAGTTGAGTGTGTTGGAGATGACATTGCCTGGATGTGGTTTGATGAAGAAGGTCAACTGCGAGCCATCAATCCTGAGAATGGCTTCTTTGGAGTTGCACCTGGTACGTCAAAGAAGACTAATCCAGTTGCCATGGATACATGCACAAGTGGAACAATCTTCACAAATGTGGCTGAAACAAGTGATGGTGACTTTTGGTGGGAAG GTTTGCCATTGCCACAAGGGGATGTTAGTATAACAAGTTGGCTTGGAGAGAAAGACTGGACACCTGGGAGTACCAAAGGAGCACATCCCAACTCGCGGTTCTGTACACCTATCAGCAACTGCCCGATCATGGACAAAGACTGGGAGAATCCAAAGGGGGTGCCCATAAGTGCAATTTTGTTTGGCGGTCGACGCCCAGCAGGTGTGCCCTTGGTCTACGAGGCCTTTAACTGGCAGCATGGGGTGTTTATTGCATCTGCCATGTCCTCTGaagctactgctgctgctgaaCACAAGGCAAAGACAGTGATGAGAGACCCGTTTGCCATGAGGCCTTTCTTCGGTTACAACTTTGGAAAGTACATGGAACACTGGTTAAACTTGGGCAAAAATCCAAAGCTCAAGATGCCAAAGATTTTCCATGTGAATTGGTTCCGCCTTAATGAGAATGGCAAGTTCTTATGGCCAG GATTTGGAGAGAATTGTCGTGTTCTTGAATGGGTGGCAAGACGCTGCAATGGTGAAGACATTGTGGAAAGCAGTCCAATCGGATTCATTCCTAAAAATGGCACAATCAACACTGAAGGTCTTGGAGAATTGGATATGGAGCAATTATTTAGCATCCCTAAAGACTATTGGCTGGAAGAATGCCAGTCAGTGCGTCAATATTATGATGAACAACTGGGAGAGGACTTGCCGCAAGAAGTCAGTGACGAATTAAATGCCCTTGAATCTAGGCTTCAAGTAGCCTGTCAAGAAAGCTTCAGGATTCCAACTGCAGGGgtttaa
- the LOC137998910 gene encoding phosphoenolpyruvate carboxykinase [GTP], mitochondrial-like, translated as MSFKLPENFTVEKGNFEDLPVKVQDYVADKVKLCEPDKLVICDGSQEENEGLLKLLMELGIASPLKKHDNCYVVRTDPHDVARVESKTYICTENKEESVPRAKAGVKGKLGQWMSVTEMNENLATRFPGCMKGRTMYMIPFSMGPVGSPVSKIGIQVTDSPYVVCCMRIMTRMGSHVLKVLGDGDFVKCLHSVGVPKPEPPSQYAWPCNPDKTIISHFPHDREIKSFGSGYGGNSLLGKKCFALRIASTIGRDEGWLAEHMLIMGLTNPKGEKKYITGAFPSACGKTNLAMITPTLPGWKVECVGDDIAWMWFDEEGQLRAINPESGFFGVAPGSSYLTNPIAMKTFQKDTVFTNTAETSDGDFWWEGLALPEDVSITSWLGEKDWKPGCTKAAHPNSRFCAPSDHCPIMDKDWENPKGVPISAILFGGRRPQGVPLVYQSFNWQHGVFVASSLSSEPTAAAEHKGKTVMRDPFAMRPFFGYNFGRYMEHWLNMQKKGRKMPKIFHVNWFRTGEDGEFLWPGFGENCRVLEWILKRCDDNQDVSDASPIGYIPKPDAIDITGLGDIDMDKLLHIPKDYWLEECKRLREYYDEQLGDDLPQAVLDELNALEERLKAA; from the exons ATGTCTTTCAAACTACCTGAAAATTTCACTGTAGAGAAAGGAAACTTCGAGGACTTGCCTGTTAAGGTGCAGGACTATGTGGCGGACAAAGTCAAACTCTGCGAGCCAGACAAGCTCGTCATTTGCGATGGATCTCAAGAGGAGAATGAGGGCCTTCTCAAACTGTTGATGGAGCTTGGAATTGCGTCTCCACTTAAGAAACACGATAATTG TTATGTTGTGCGCACTGATCCTCATGATGTGGCTCGTGTGGAATCTAAGACATACATCTGCACAGAGAATAAGGAAGAATCAGTTCCTCGAGCAAAAGCTGGAGTTAAAGGCAAACTTGGTCAGTGGATGAGTGTCactgaaatgaatgaaaatctTGCTACAAGATTTCCAGGCTGTATGAAAG GTCGAACCATGTATATGATTCCCTTTAGTATGGGTCCTGTTGGATCACCAGTGTCCAAGATTGGTATCCAGGTTACAGATTCCCCATATGTTGTTTGTTGCATGCGTATTATGACACGAATGGGCAGTCATGTGCTTAAAGTTCTTGGTGATGGGGACTTTGTGAAGTGTCTTCActctgttggtgttccaaagcCTGAACCACCATCGCAGTATGCATGGCCATGTAATCCAGACAAGACAATTATATCTCACTTTCCTCATGACCGGGAAATCAAGTCATTTGGTAGTGGCTATGGAGGAAACTCTCTTCTAGGGAAGAAATGCTTTGCACTCAGGATTGCTAGCACCATTGGCAGGGATGAAGGATGGCTGGCAGAACATATGTTG ATTATGGGTCTTACTAACCCCAAAGGAGAAAAGAAGTACATCACTGGTGCTTTCCCAAGTGCCTGCGGAAAGACAAATCTGGCCATGATAACCCCAACTCTTCCTGGCTGGAAAGTTGAGTGTGTTGGAGATGACATTGCCTGGATGTGGTTTGATGAAGAAGGTCAGCTGCGGGCCATCAATCCTGAGAGTGGCTTCTTTGGAGTTGCACCAGGCTCATCTTACCTGACAAATCCAATCGCAATGAAGACTTTTCAGAAGGACACAgtttttacaaatacagcagAAACGAGCGATGGTGACTTCTGGTGGGAAG GATTGGCACTTCCAGAGGACGTTAGTATAACAAGCTGGCTTGGAGAAAAGGACTGGAAACCTGGCTGTACTAAAGCTGCGCATCCTAATTCCAGGTTCTGTGCACCAAGTGACCACTGTCCAATAATGGACAAGGATTGGGAGAATCCTAAAGGGGTGCCCATCAGTGCCATTTTGTTTGGTGGCCGCCGCCCACAAGGTGTGCCTCTGGTGTACCAGTCCTTTAATTGGCAGCATGGGGTCTTTGTAGCATCATCATTGTCTTCTGAACCTACTGCTGCTGCTGAACACAAGGGCAAAACGGTTATGAGGGATCCATTTGCCATGAGACCATTCTTTGGTTACAACTTTGGAAGGTACATGGAGCATTGGTTGAACATGCAAAAGAAAGGCCGCAAAATGCCAAAGATTTTTCACGTCAACTGGTTCCGTACTGGTGAGGATGGCGAGTTCTTGTGGCCAG GATTTGGTGAGAACTGTCGTGTTTTAGAGTGGATTTTGAAGCGTTGTGATGACAATCAAGATGTTTCAGATGCGAGTCCCATTGGTTACATTCCCAAACCTGACGCTATAGACATAACAGGGCTGGGGGACATTGACATGGATAAATTACTTCACATTCCAAAAGACTACTGGCTGGAGGAATGCAAGCGTCTGCGGGAATACTACGACGAACAGCTTGGTGACGATCTCCCACAAGCTGTGCTTGATGAGTTAAATGCTTTGGAAGAACGTTTGAAAGCTGCTTAG